Within the Oncorhynchus kisutch isolate 150728-3 linkage group LG13, Okis_V2, whole genome shotgun sequence genome, the region ACAATGGATTTTCTTAGTACATACATGATAATTCCAGCGGCTGAATGGCTGAGCTAGGCACTTTTGATTGACAGCAATTGACTCAGAAATGAGCCAAGGCCATTCCTCACTGCCAAAGGGTTTGCATTGTCCAAAGGAGCATTTAAGTTTACAAACAAAACAGACCTACTAAAGTGATGATGATCATGATCATGATGATTTTAGTTGGTTTAGGTTGTACCAGTTGCCTAGCATTTATGATTATTATTAGGACAAATATTCTCATTATTATCACTGTCTTTATTATTTAAAGATTGTAAATCTACAAATGATTTGAAATATTAAttgaaaaaacattattttaaggCACATATATTTGTGTTCTGCAccacatcaagcgctatgatgaaacttgctCCCATGTAGACTGCCACAGCAAAGGAAGACGCTGAATTACTTCTGCAGCAGAGAAtacgtttattagagttaccagcctcagtccaaataaatgcttcacagagttcaagtaacagacacatctcaacatcaactgttcagaggagactgtgtgaatcagggcttcatggtcgaattgctgcaaataaatcCCTacttaaaggacaccaataataagaagagacttgcttgggacaagaaacacgagaaaCTGACATTAGacttgtggaaatctgtcctttgttctgatgagtccaaatgtgagatttttggtttcaacctccgtgtctttgtgagacacatagtaggtgaacggatgatctccgcatgtgtggttcccatcgtgaagcatggaggaggaggtgtgatgctatgggggtactttgctggtgacactgccagtgatttatttagaattccaggcacacttaaccagcatggctaccacagcattctgcagcaatacgccatcccatttggtttgcgcttagtcggactatcatttgtttttcaacaggacaatgactcaacacacctccaggctgtataagggctatttggagtgctgcatcagatgacctggccacaatcaccagacctcaacccatttgagatggtttgggatgagttggacaacagagtgaaggaaaagcagccaacaagtgctcagcatatgtgggaactccttcaagactgttggaaaagcattccaggtgaagctggttgagagaatgccaagagcgtgcaaagctgtcatcaaggcaaagggtggttactttgaagaatctaaaatctaaaatatattttaacactttttttggttaatacCTGATTCCGTCTGTGttctttcattgttttgatgtcttcactattattgtacaatgtaaaaaaaacaagtacaaataaagagaaaccTTTGAAAGAGTAGGTCaaatatcaacaatggactaatgaaacaaataccaaatatagtttttgggtggagtCTTCCTTTtatagggaagggagggggggtaTAAACTGACAAAAAGATTTGCTTTTACTCAGCCTCTCTTGCGCACGGTGCTCATTCCATGAAATCACGCAGCAAACACACAGAACTCAGCCGCTGGAAAATATAAAAAAGTTTCTGATTGGAGGATTTGTGCGAATATAGGTTGATACTTGGAATATTCTCATTGATGACCACTATGATGGTAAGGAAACATTTGCTTAATTTCTAGACTAGATTTTAATAATGTACATGGCCGAATTCGTTTTGGCGTCTGGTCATCAATAAGAATGCAAATCAAAGTTGTGCATTTAAGTTAATTTAATCTTAAAAACAGAAGGAATCGAAAAAAATACGTTTGAACAAAATAACGTGAGTTTCAAGCGCATTTCAAGTTCATGTTGAGAGATTCCGTTACATAGTTAttgcaattttttttctgaagtttatggattttttttaaacgttgaaACAAAACATTGAATAAGTGCATAGCTTCCCaatgcgaccccccccccccccccccttttccatCTTGTGGAATTCAGCATACAGTCCAGAATCAGTTACCATACTAAATATCATATCCACAAAGAATCGGCCAGGTTTACCGACTTTTCTGTTCGTTTGCTTTTATTTGATCACATATTTCTACAAGACAATGTACCCTAATTTACTATTGGACAAAATAATTGCCTCTGTCTCCCATTCCATTCTGTCTCCCATTCCATTCTGTCTCCCATTCCATTCTGTCTCCCATTCCATTCTGTCTCCCATTCCATTCTGTCTCCCATTCCATTCTGTCTCCCATTCCATTCTGTCTCCCATTCCATTCTGTCTCCCATTCCACTCTGTCTCCCATTCCATTCTGTCTCCCATTCCATTCTGTCTCCCATTCCATTCTGTCTCCCATTCCATTCTGTCTCCCATTCCATTCTGTCTCCCATTCCACTCTGTCTCCCATTCCATTCTGTCTCCCATTCCATTCTGTCTCCCATTCCATTCTGTCTCCCATTCCATTCTGTCTCCCATTCCATTCTGTCTCCCATTCCATTCTGTCTCCCATTCCATTCTGTCTCCCATTCCATTCTGTCTCCCATTCAAGGACTTTTGTTCTGTATTTGTATTTTATGCTGAATTAGTCTACTGAATCGTCAGTCCTCATTTCACATAAAAGTGAAGGAGTATTAAATAGTATTTTATTTTaaacgttttattttattttttatgactGTTCTAAATCGGTATTTTccctattttttttaaaggtgtttCATGATGGAGTCCAAGATCATACTCAGAACATCCTGTGGCAATAAGGATTATTTGATTTCGTGTCTGCAATGACAACCTATCAAGTGCTAAGGAATACCATTGCCAGCTGTGCCTTGGCCTGCCATCGCCCCTCAGTGGACTAAGTGGTGGACTACAGAATTTATAGGATTTAAATTAAAATCAGAGCCATGGGTGACTCAATGTATTCCGACTTAATAGCCAGACACTACAACTTCACAGGGAAGCTCCGGAAAGTGGAGCAGGATTCCAGACTCAAAGCGGACTCTGTGGTTTTCATCATTGTATGTTGCTTCATTATCCTTGAGAATGTCTTGGTCCTGCTTACCATTTGGAGGACCAAGAAGTTCCACAAACCCATGTACTACTTTATTGGGAACTTAGCCCTATCAGACTTgctggctggtgtggtgtacacTGCCAACATCCTGCTGTCAGGTGCCAACACATACAAACTGACCCCCACACAGTGGTTCTTCCGGGAGGGGAGTATGTTTGTGGCCCTGGCAGCCTCAGTCTTCAGCCTGCTGGCCATCGCCATCGAGCGCCACCTCACCATGCTGAAGATGAAGTTGCACAACAATGGCAACACGTGCCGTGTCTTCATGCTCATCAGCACCGTGTGGCTGATTGCAGCCATCTTGGGCGGCCTGCCCATCATGGGCTGGAACTGCATCCAGAGCATGCCCAGCTGCTCCACCGTACTGCCGCTCTACCACAAGACCTACATCCTGTTCTGCACCACCGTCTTCAGTGTCATCCTCATGGCCATCGTGGTCCTGTACGCGCGCATATACGCCCTGGTGCGCACCCGCAGCCGCAAGCTGGTGTTCCGCAAGGTCTCCAACGGCCGCGGCGGGGGTAGCGCTAGCAGTAAGAGCTCGGAGAAGTCCATGGCCCTGCTGAAGACCGTGATCATCGTGCTGAGCTGTTTCATTGCCTGCTGGGCTCCACTCTTCATCCTCCTGTTGCTGGACGTGGCCTGCGACATCCGCATGTGTGCCATCCTGTACAAAGCCGAGTGGTTCCTGGCCCTGGCCGTGCTCAACTCGGCAATGAACCCCCTCATCTACACGCTCACCAGCAACGAGATGCGCCGCGCCTTCCTAAAAACGCTCATGTGCTGCAGTGTCTGTACCCGGCCCTCTGGCAAGTTCTCTCGGCCCATCATGGGTGCAGAGTTCAGCCGAAGCAAGTCGGACAACTCGTCCCACCCCAATAAGGACGAGCCAGAGTACTCGCCAAGGGAGACCGTCGTATCCTCTGGGAATATCACCTCCTCTTCTTAAAGGGCCTTGTGGACTGTTGTGAGAAAATTAGCTCCACTGCTTAGGGAA harbors:
- the s1pr1 gene encoding sphingosine 1-phosphate receptor 1 gives rise to the protein MGDSMYSDLIARHYNFTGKLRKVEQDSRLKADSVVFIIVCCFIILENVLVLLTIWRTKKFHKPMYYFIGNLALSDLLAGVVYTANILLSGANTYKLTPTQWFFREGSMFVALAASVFSLLAIAIERHLTMLKMKLHNNGNTCRVFMLISTVWLIAAILGGLPIMGWNCIQSMPSCSTVLPLYHKTYILFCTTVFSVILMAIVVLYARIYALVRTRSRKLVFRKVSNGRGGGSASSKSSEKSMALLKTVIIVLSCFIACWAPLFILLLLDVACDIRMCAILYKAEWFLALAVLNSAMNPLIYTLTSNEMRRAFLKTLMCCSVCTRPSGKFSRPIMGAEFSRSKSDNSSHPNKDEPEYSPRETVVSSGNITSSS